In Prochlorococcus marinus str. MIT 1214, one DNA window encodes the following:
- the zds gene encoding 9,9'-di-cis-zeta-carotene desaturase has translation MKIAIIGAGLAGLTAAVDLVDEGHEVDLYEAKPFMGGKVGSWEDSDGNHIEMGLHVFFFNYANLFALMKKVGAFENLLPKDHTHLFVNKGGDIKSLDFRFFAGAPFNGLKAFFTTPQLNWIDKLRNALALGTSPIVRGLIDYEGAMKTIRSLDSISFQKWFLNHGGSLNSIERMWNPIAYALGFIDCEAISARCMLTIFMMFASKTEASKLNLLKGSPHKWLTKPILDYIEQRGGRLHLENIVKEIHSEDSNQPSVTGLTLQTPDGEKKIQADKYLAACDVSGIKRIIPRAWRRFKEFDSLFKLDAVPVATVQLRYDGWVTEINNEQAQMNLKSPSGLDNLLYTADADFSCFADLALSSPEDYKKDDQGSLLQCVLTPGDPWITKSSDEIVKHTDLQVRTLFPSSKGLKLLWSNVVKVSHSLYREAPGMEPYRPDQKTSFSNFFLAGSYTKQDYIDSMEGATMSGHLAASAMLSKSVSLAKNSSVA, from the coding sequence GTGAAAATCGCAATAATAGGTGCAGGTTTAGCAGGATTGACTGCCGCAGTTGACCTTGTTGATGAAGGACATGAGGTCGACCTATATGAGGCAAAACCATTTATGGGAGGCAAAGTTGGAAGCTGGGAAGATTCCGATGGCAATCACATAGAGATGGGCTTGCATGTGTTCTTTTTCAACTATGCAAATCTGTTTGCCTTAATGAAAAAAGTAGGGGCCTTTGAGAATCTTTTACCAAAAGACCACACTCACCTTTTTGTTAACAAGGGCGGTGATATTAAATCACTTGATTTTCGATTTTTTGCAGGCGCTCCTTTTAACGGCTTAAAAGCCTTCTTTACTACGCCTCAATTAAATTGGATTGACAAACTAAGGAATGCTCTTGCTCTTGGAACAAGTCCAATTGTAAGAGGGCTCATTGACTATGAGGGTGCGATGAAAACAATACGATCACTAGATTCTATAAGCTTTCAAAAATGGTTTCTTAACCATGGAGGAAGCCTAAATAGTATCGAAAGGATGTGGAATCCTATTGCATATGCATTGGGATTCATTGATTGTGAAGCCATTTCAGCAAGATGCATGCTTACCATCTTTATGATGTTCGCTTCAAAAACAGAGGCCTCCAAGCTCAACTTATTAAAGGGCTCACCCCACAAATGGCTCACCAAGCCAATACTCGATTACATTGAACAAAGAGGCGGAAGACTTCACTTAGAAAATATTGTTAAAGAAATTCATTCAGAGGACTCCAACCAACCATCTGTGACTGGATTAACTCTTCAAACACCAGACGGAGAAAAAAAAATTCAAGCAGACAAATATTTAGCTGCTTGTGATGTATCTGGTATTAAAAGAATAATTCCTAGAGCATGGAGACGTTTTAAAGAGTTTGACTCACTTTTCAAGCTTGATGCTGTACCAGTAGCGACAGTACAACTTAGATACGATGGCTGGGTAACCGAGATCAACAATGAACAAGCTCAAATGAACCTAAAAAGTCCATCTGGTTTAGATAATTTGTTATACACAGCCGATGCTGATTTTAGTTGTTTTGCAGATTTAGCTTTATCAAGCCCAGAAGACTATAAGAAAGACGATCAGGGTTCACTACTTCAATGTGTGTTAACCCCTGGAGATCCTTGGATTACCAAGTCCTCAGATGAAATTGTAAAACATACTGATCTACAGGTCAGGACCCTTTTCCCTTCTTCAAAAGGCTTGAAGCTTTTATGGAGCAATGTGGTCAAAGTTTCTCATTCGCTCTACAGGGAGGCGCCTGGAATGGAGCCATATAGACCAGATCAAAAAACCTCTTTTAGTAATTTCTTCTTAGCAGGCAGTTACACAAAGCAGGATTACATTGACTCTATGGAAGGGGCAACAATGAGCGGGCATCTTGCTGCTTCAGCAATGCTCTCAAAGTCTGTTTCACTAGCAAAAAATTCTTCGGTTGCTTAA
- a CDS encoding TIGR01777 family oxidoreductase, translating into MKLLLTGCTGFIGRELIPLLIKEGHSLTVISRQSKRKLKAIDNEQSINFIQMDPAESSSWDKEEIQHSLKSCEGVINLAGEPIAEKRWTTDHCKKITNSRIETTKNLINNLRNLRKPPKVLINASAIGFYGSHPQIKFNEENIQGDDFLANLCKEWESSAKNKPRATRLLIVRIGIVLAKDGGALGKMLPIFRAGLGGPIGDGKQWMSWIHRTDLCNLINESLKNSAWSGVVNGVAPNPIRMNEFSNSLGQELGRPSLLAVPGPILTLILGDGARVVLEGQNVQPQRLNKLKFKFSFPTINEALKAILT; encoded by the coding sequence ATGAAATTACTACTTACTGGATGCACTGGTTTTATCGGAAGAGAATTAATTCCTTTGCTAATCAAAGAAGGACACAGCCTCACAGTCATATCTAGGCAATCCAAAAGAAAACTAAAAGCCATAGATAATGAGCAAAGCATAAATTTCATACAAATGGATCCGGCTGAGTCTTCGTCTTGGGATAAAGAAGAAATTCAACACTCTCTTAAAAGCTGCGAAGGGGTTATCAATCTCGCTGGCGAACCTATTGCTGAAAAAAGATGGACTACCGATCACTGTAAAAAAATTACTAATAGTCGCATAGAGACAACAAAGAATCTGATTAACAACCTACGGAATCTAAGAAAACCCCCCAAAGTTCTAATTAATGCATCTGCAATTGGTTTTTATGGCTCACATCCTCAAATTAAATTCAATGAAGAGAATATTCAGGGTGATGATTTCCTAGCAAATCTCTGTAAAGAATGGGAATCTAGTGCAAAAAACAAACCAAGAGCGACTCGCCTTTTAATTGTAAGAATTGGCATCGTATTAGCTAAAGATGGCGGAGCACTTGGAAAAATGCTTCCCATTTTTAGAGCTGGTCTTGGAGGTCCAATAGGAGATGGAAAACAATGGATGAGCTGGATACACAGAACTGATCTTTGTAACCTTATTAACGAAAGTCTGAAAAATTCTGCTTGGTCAGGTGTCGTCAATGGGGTTGCACCAAATCCTATACGAATGAATGAGTTCTCTAATTCACTTGGTCAAGAACTTGGTAGACCAAGTCTTCTCGCAGTTCCTGGGCCAATATTGACGTTAATTTTAGGAGATGGCGCTCGAGTAGTTTTAGAGGGACAAAATGTACAACCTCAAAGATTAAATAAACTAAAATTTAAATTCAGTTTTCCCACAATTAATGAAGCTTTAAAAGCAATATTAACTTAA
- a CDS encoding HesB/IscA family protein: protein MSESNAPPKTHKAQDGKGVIITTPALDQLSRLCKEQGSGKLLRVGVRSGGCSGMSYTMDFVSADEIQKDDEVYEYSVGSSSFKVICDPKSLLYIYGMQLDFSTDLIGGGFNFTNPNASQTCGCGSSFAV, encoded by the coding sequence ATGAGTGAATCAAACGCACCGCCTAAAACTCATAAAGCTCAAGATGGTAAGGGAGTAATTATTACCACTCCTGCATTGGATCAGTTATCTAGACTTTGCAAAGAACAAGGCTCAGGGAAATTATTGAGAGTAGGAGTACGTTCGGGAGGATGCAGTGGCATGAGTTACACAATGGACTTTGTGTCTGCTGATGAGATTCAAAAAGATGATGAAGTGTATGAATATTCTGTAGGTAGCAGTTCGTTTAAAGTAATTTGTGATCCGAAAAGTCTTTTATATATATATGGTATGCAGTTAGATTTCAGTACAGATTTAATTGGTGGAGGCTTTAACTTTACTAATCCCAATGCATCACAAACTTGTGGCTGTGGAAGTTCCTTTGCAGTTTAA
- a CDS encoding shikimate kinase produces the protein MAVQPTPQTLKEKLGGRNIFLIGMMGSGKSQTGPVLAKMINYAFVDTDDVIEKASKQSITSIFEKDGEKVFRDVEKKVLKEISQHHSLVIATGGGLVTLPENWGILHQGIVIWLDLDLKRSIQRLESDKKQRPLLIGDDLGETFSQIYESRKPMYLESDLRIEVEDQSPYEVATMIAEHLPSILIDPETQAERHTTEL, from the coding sequence ATGGCCGTCCAACCAACCCCTCAAACTCTTAAAGAAAAGTTAGGTGGTCGAAATATATTTTTGATCGGAATGATGGGTTCTGGCAAAAGTCAAACGGGACCGGTTCTAGCAAAAATGATCAATTATGCTTTTGTTGATACTGATGATGTTATAGAAAAAGCTTCTAAACAATCTATTACATCTATTTTTGAAAAAGATGGAGAAAAAGTGTTTAGGGATGTTGAAAAAAAAGTTTTAAAAGAAATTAGTCAACATCATTCTCTTGTAATTGCTACAGGAGGTGGATTAGTGACCTTGCCTGAAAACTGGGGCATTCTTCATCAAGGAATAGTTATTTGGTTAGATCTTGATTTAAAACGTTCAATTCAACGATTAGAAAGTGATAAAAAGCAACGCCCTTTACTAATTGGGGATGATTTAGGTGAGACTTTTAGTCAAATTTATGAAAGTAGAAAACCAATGTATTTAGAGTCAGATTTGAGAATAGAAGTTGAGGATCAATCTCCATATGAAGTTGCAACTATGATTGCTGAACATTTGCCAAGCATCCTTATTGACCCGGAGACTCAAGCCGAACGGCATACCACTGAATTGTAA
- a CDS encoding tetratricopeptide repeat protein, with protein sequence MDQSEESLFEEALNRYKAGSPADELIEDFQKITSTTPNNAAAWTCLSWLQLLCDSPQEALRSARYAVKLNGQDPQSRINLSLALLETNSKGVRDHIDYVKRAMFVLPELEKELKESFEDGLSRKPNWKTLLKIKNWLDL encoded by the coding sequence ATGGATCAATCAGAGGAAAGTCTTTTTGAAGAAGCCCTAAATCGCTATAAAGCTGGTTCGCCAGCAGATGAATTGATTGAAGATTTTCAGAAAATAACTTCTACTACTCCAAATAATGCTGCTGCATGGACATGCTTGTCTTGGCTACAATTGTTATGTGATTCGCCTCAGGAAGCCTTGCGCTCTGCCCGATATGCGGTGAAACTTAACGGTCAAGATCCACAGTCAAGGATAAACTTGAGTCTTGCATTGTTAGAGACTAATTCTAAAGGAGTTAGAGATCACATTGATTATGTGAAAAGAGCTATGTTCGTTCTTCCTGAATTAGAAAAAGAATTAAAAGAATCATTTGAAGATGGTCTTTCACGGAAACCTAATTGGAAAACATTACTTAAAATAAAAAATTGGTTAGACCTTTGA
- a CDS encoding DUF6816 family protein — MRQKFFFFLISILIIFTYTGPVLSEPVLEIKNFQPSELSERKLIWPDWRLPSSIKRPRLQDDLIYPDWFEGVWDVISEIEGDKNQEPIIHSAKFNYNTSGNLIADREYNTKSYALSTRTGDFLSVKNDPKSPNRQFAKLTNDRYLETKIIGRLQEKIDNNIFITDELILQILHTPEFSRVSQVETLTEFKKCRSNQNNEINLSDFNICGEQFQAIYNQPGQNLISLPIKTEKSRLILRKTND, encoded by the coding sequence ATGAGACAGAAATTTTTCTTCTTTTTGATTTCTATTTTAATTATTTTTACTTATACCGGTCCTGTACTTTCTGAGCCTGTTCTTGAAATTAAAAATTTTCAACCCTCTGAGCTTTCTGAACGCAAATTAATCTGGCCTGATTGGCGCTTACCTTCTTCAATTAAGCGCCCAAGATTGCAAGATGATTTAATTTACCCTGATTGGTTTGAAGGGGTATGGGATGTTATTAGTGAGATAGAAGGTGATAAAAATCAAGAACCTATTATTCATTCAGCTAAATTTAATTACAATACCTCTGGTAATTTAATTGCTGATCGTGAATACAATACTAAGTCTTATGCGTTGAGCACAAGGACTGGTGATTTCTTATCAGTAAAGAATGATCCTAAATCTCCTAATCGACAGTTTGCTAAATTAACTAACGATAGGTATTTAGAGACTAAAATTATAGGGAGACTTCAAGAGAAAATAGACAATAATATTTTTATCACTGATGAATTAATTTTACAAATTTTACATACTCCAGAATTTAGCCGTGTTAGCCAGGTCGAAACATTAACTGAGTTTAAAAAATGTAGATCTAATCAAAATAATGAAATAAATCTGAGTGACTTTAATATTTGCGGAGAACAGTTTCAAGCAATTTACAATCAACCTGGCCAAAATTTGATTTCCTTGCCGATTAAAACAGAGAAATCTAGATTAATACTTAGAAAGACTAATGATTAG
- a CDS encoding NAD(P)H-quinone oxidoreductase subunit O — protein sequence MPEQTGKVDDSQSPAKIQKKFRKGDLVKVDREKYSNSLESKASDDNLPEYIFQGPGEILLLKGDYCQVRWRRPVPDVWINSDHIVLYS from the coding sequence ATGCCTGAACAAACTGGAAAAGTAGATGATTCACAATCACCTGCAAAAATACAAAAGAAATTCAGAAAAGGAGATCTTGTAAAAGTTGATCGTGAAAAATATTCTAATAGCTTAGAATCTAAAGCAAGCGATGATAATTTACCTGAATATATTTTTCAAGGACCTGGAGAAATATTATTACTTAAAGGTGATTATTGTCAAGTTAGGTGGAGAAGACCAGTCCCTGATGTGTGGATAAATTCTGATCATATAGTCTTATATTCATAA
- a CDS encoding DUF751 family protein, translated as MGEFFSNVSRYPKYLITIVLGVFTAALSPLIKRGSNPITAIALVGALLSGLLTIIFLLKAMAFPLPIT; from the coding sequence ATGGGTGAGTTTTTTTCTAATGTTTCTAGATATCCCAAATATCTCATCACCATAGTTTTGGGGGTTTTCACTGCTGCACTTTCTCCATTAATTAAAAGAGGTAGTAATCCGATCACAGCGATTGCTCTCGTTGGGGCGTTGTTAAGTGGACTTCTGACAATAATTTTCTTATTAAAGGCTATGGCTTTTCCCCTACCAATTACTTAG
- a CDS encoding 6-pyruvoyl trahydropterin synthase family protein has protein sequence MEAITSNYPHGEGRSCVITRRACFSASHLYRLPELSDDDNSALFGPCSIAPGHGHNYELIVTMEGDLNKYGMVLNLSDVKHAIKNEVTSQLDFRFLNDTWPEFDLSKPEGCLPTTESLVRIIWERLKSHLPLKSLRLYENPKLWAEYQGNAMDAYLTVQTHFSAAHRLAREDLPQNENEKIFGKCARPNGHGHNYIVDITVKGKINPRTGMICDLSALNSLINDLVVEPFDHTFLNKDIPYFANCVPTAENIALHISDKLTNPINAIGANLYKIKLQESPNNAAEVYANVPESKIDNKDSKNQVGLLR, from the coding sequence ATGGAAGCAATCACATCTAATTACCCTCATGGAGAGGGTAGAAGCTGCGTAATCACAAGGCGAGCCTGCTTTAGCGCAAGCCACCTTTATAGGCTTCCTGAATTATCAGATGATGATAATTCAGCTTTGTTTGGCCCATGCTCAATAGCTCCTGGCCACGGACATAATTACGAGTTAATCGTAACCATGGAAGGAGATCTTAATAAATATGGCATGGTCTTAAACCTTTCAGATGTAAAACATGCCATAAAAAATGAAGTGACAAGTCAACTTGACTTTCGTTTTTTAAATGACACATGGCCAGAGTTTGACCTCTCTAAACCCGAAGGTTGCCTTCCCACAACTGAAAGTTTAGTTCGTATTATATGGGAGCGCCTTAAATCTCACTTACCACTAAAATCTCTTCGTCTTTACGAAAACCCCAAACTCTGGGCTGAATATCAAGGAAATGCTATGGATGCTTATTTAACAGTTCAAACACACTTTTCAGCTGCTCATCGATTAGCTAGAGAAGACCTACCTCAAAACGAAAACGAAAAAATATTCGGAAAATGTGCTCGACCTAATGGACATGGTCACAATTACATAGTAGATATAACTGTCAAAGGAAAGATTAATCCTAGAACTGGAATGATATGTGATTTATCTGCATTAAATAGTTTAATAAATGATCTAGTTGTAGAGCCCTTTGATCATACCTTTTTAAATAAAGATATTCCTTATTTTGCAAATTGTGTACCTACAGCTGAAAATATTGCATTACACATTTCAGATAAATTAACTAATCCGATTAATGCGATTGGGGCAAATTTATATAAGATAAAACTACAGGAGAGTCCTAATAATGCAGCTGAAGTTTATGCAAATGTACCTGAATCAAAAATTGATAATAAAGACTCAAAGAATCAGGTGGGTTTGCTGAGATAA
- a CDS encoding glutathione S-transferase family protein, giving the protein MLELHQFRHSPYCLKVRMALAAKKLEYRTVEITPAIGQIDIFQKTGQRKLPVLFDKETTIHDSSSIIRHLEKIEIEPKLIPEDVKEASQAQILENWADTTLAKSIKIVFLEELTKNPKLISSLFANEISDSMKKLLFNLPTKITSQISGLINQKEKESLKSNLEYLSNLIDQENFLIGEKLSIADIAVASHLSLLKFPNSSGENLTGKGCSLYINDPSLQNIFNWRDLIEDQLEITNH; this is encoded by the coding sequence ATGTTGGAGCTTCATCAATTTAGGCACTCACCTTATTGTTTAAAAGTAAGAATGGCTTTGGCTGCAAAAAAGCTTGAATATCGAACCGTTGAGATAACACCAGCCATAGGGCAAATAGATATCTTTCAAAAAACAGGGCAAAGAAAATTACCCGTGCTTTTTGATAAGGAAACAACAATCCATGACTCAAGTTCAATAATACGACACTTAGAGAAAATTGAAATAGAACCAAAATTAATTCCAGAGGATGTAAAGGAAGCTTCTCAGGCCCAAATCCTTGAGAATTGGGCAGATACAACTTTGGCAAAATCAATAAAAATTGTCTTTTTAGAAGAACTGACGAAGAATCCAAAATTGATTTCCTCTTTATTTGCCAACGAAATTTCGGATTCTATGAAAAAACTTCTTTTTAATCTTCCTACAAAGATTACTAGTCAGATATCTGGATTAATAAACCAGAAAGAGAAGGAATCTCTAAAATCAAATCTAGAGTATCTATCAAATTTAATTGATCAAGAAAACTTTCTTATTGGAGAAAAGCTTTCTATTGCTGATATTGCTGTAGCATCACACTTATCGCTACTCAAATTTCCAAACTCATCTGGAGAAAATCTTACAGGCAAAGGTTGTTCTTTATACATAAACGATCCAAGTCTTCAAAATATTTTTAACTGGAGAGACTTAATTGAAGATCAATTAGAAATAACTAATCATTAG
- a CDS encoding chlororespiratory reduction protein 7, with protein MSDPLIREMDNYVVLVPGESEQFLDKEQTLVWLESWLNKFDSLPLDLACKSSIAEAAQHLLDTACDLEIKTGFTIQWYAVRLESPGQ; from the coding sequence ATGTCTGATCCGCTAATTAGAGAAATGGATAATTATGTTGTATTGGTTCCTGGCGAAAGTGAACAATTCTTGGATAAAGAACAAACTCTTGTATGGCTTGAATCTTGGTTAAATAAATTCGATTCATTACCATTAGATCTTGCATGTAAGTCCTCAATAGCAGAAGCTGCGCAACATTTGCTTGATACAGCCTGCGACCTAGAAATCAAAACAGGTTTTACAATTCAGTGGTATGCCGTTCGGCTTGAGTCTCCGGGTCAATAA
- a CDS encoding SRPBCC family protein, with amino-acid sequence MGKWLNHTVISEIHAPVELVWKFWSDLDSMPLWMTWIESVKTVDQKTSTLPDLTEWTLAANGFRFKWKAQITERVEAEKLEWKSVGGLPTKGSVRFYTEEREKTVVKLKISYELPQVLAHLMKANILGGMVTKELQKNLDGFKDLVEKSA; translated from the coding sequence ATGGGAAAGTGGCTTAATCACACAGTGATAAGTGAAATTCATGCTCCAGTTGAACTTGTCTGGAAGTTTTGGAGTGATTTAGATTCGATGCCTTTATGGATGACTTGGATTGAGTCGGTTAAAACAGTCGATCAAAAAACCTCGACACTTCCTGATTTAACGGAGTGGACACTTGCAGCTAATGGCTTTCGTTTTAAATGGAAAGCTCAAATCACTGAAAGAGTAGAAGCAGAGAAATTGGAATGGAAATCAGTTGGTGGTTTACCTACTAAGGGTTCAGTACGGTTTTATACTGAAGAGAGAGAAAAAACTGTGGTTAAATTAAAAATTTCTTATGAATTACCTCAAGTTTTAGCTCATTTGATGAAAGCAAATATTCTTGGAGGAATGGTCACGAAAGAATTACAAAAAAATCTTGATGGTTTTAAAGATCTTGTCGAAAAATCTGCATAA
- a CDS encoding uroporphyrinogen-III synthase, translating to MALTDKKIIITRAQEQTSEARKIFRENGAEVFDLPSLVIGPPDDWAPLDDALKEIATFDWIIFSSANGVRNVEDRLKEIGLSLSKISKTIQIAAVGRKTASLLSDIDAKISFVPPSFVADSLVEYFPQNQKGLKLFIPRVQTGGRSILSDSFKLKGAEVTEVAAYESSCPKDMPQKTVEALNSREIDIIAFTSGKTVKNTVTLLKKYFGENWLILIERIKLVSIGPQTTISCKNLIRKPDKEASPHDLDGLLKACLELQFN from the coding sequence ATGGCTTTAACCGACAAGAAGATAATTATTACTCGTGCCCAAGAACAGACTTCAGAGGCTCGTAAGATCTTTCGAGAAAATGGAGCTGAGGTATTCGATCTTCCTTCATTAGTGATTGGACCTCCAGATGACTGGGCTCCTTTAGATGATGCCTTAAAGGAAATTGCTACCTTTGACTGGATCATTTTTTCTAGCGCAAATGGTGTTAGAAATGTTGAAGATAGACTGAAAGAAATAGGATTATCTTTATCGAAAATTTCCAAGACTATTCAAATTGCTGCTGTCGGTAGAAAAACAGCTTCTTTGTTATCAGATATTGATGCAAAGATTAGTTTTGTTCCTCCTAGTTTTGTTGCAGATAGCTTGGTTGAATATTTCCCTCAGAATCAAAAAGGTTTAAAACTATTCATTCCGAGAGTACAAACCGGAGGTAGATCAATATTATCTGACTCTTTTAAATTAAAAGGAGCAGAGGTTACTGAAGTAGCTGCTTATGAATCTTCTTGTCCTAAAGATATGCCTCAAAAGACTGTAGAGGCTTTGAATAGTAGGGAAATAGATATTATTGCTTTTACTAGTGGTAAAACAGTAAAAAATACTGTCACCTTATTAAAAAAATACTTTGGTGAAAATTGGTTGATATTAATCGAAAGGATTAAACTTGTTTCGATTGGACCCCAAACAACTATTAGCTGTAAAAACCTTATTAGAAAACCTGATAAAGAGGCTTCACCACATGATCTAGATGGATTATTAAAAGCTTGTTTAGAATTACAATTTAATTAA
- a CDS encoding glycoside hydrolase family 3 N-terminal domain-containing protein — protein sequence MNRSDLRREVAELFIVRASGFNLDSQRLYPNLEESNTSLKRLLEEGVGGVIFLGGTVKELEIRCNILKKWSGKRLLLCADIEEGVGQRFHGGTKFIPPMGIAQIYKKDHHLGISIAEKIGYFTAKEAKNIGLNWLLAPVCDINNNSNNPVINLRAWGEEAETVKSLTCAFQRGVSRSKILTCAKHFPGHGNSEVDSHLDLPEIHNDLSELEKFELIPFESLINQGVNSVMIGHLLFPKIDPIYPATLSKRLVTELLRIKFNYDGLIVSDALVMNAISNKYSSGKAAVMAFDAGIDLIMMPKNIDEAIDSLTDAFYSGKISLERLRMSRERRKKQLDLISNENDLEEKFRHEDVKNKFLVDAYRFSNSIIKNSICVRGEITIKAKVNDINLIQIDNFDQVSNKLFPALNLPEAVGFRNLIIHPLGISPWQNSNKRFLELARIGNGKILVQLFVRGKPFIGSEYHNDHWIDVIKNLEIEERLLGIIIYGCPYLYDKIKKTIHEAIPLAYSPSQIEQAQTQILNRILPSKIVQKKVDEKSSKEFTD from the coding sequence ATGAATAGATCTGATCTTAGAAGGGAAGTTGCTGAATTATTTATAGTTCGAGCAAGTGGATTTAATCTTGATTCACAACGTTTATATCCTAACTTAGAGGAATCTAATACAAGTCTAAAGAGACTTTTAGAAGAAGGTGTTGGAGGAGTTATTTTTCTAGGAGGAACAGTAAAAGAATTAGAAATTCGTTGCAATATCTTAAAAAAATGGTCTGGTAAACGCCTTCTCTTGTGTGCTGACATTGAGGAAGGCGTTGGTCAAAGATTTCATGGAGGAACAAAGTTCATTCCTCCAATGGGTATCGCTCAGATTTATAAAAAAGATCATCATTTAGGAATATCTATTGCTGAGAAAATAGGGTATTTTACAGCTAAAGAAGCAAAAAATATTGGTTTAAATTGGCTATTAGCACCAGTCTGTGATATCAATAACAATTCAAATAACCCGGTTATAAATCTAAGAGCTTGGGGAGAAGAGGCTGAAACAGTAAAAAGTTTAACTTGTGCTTTTCAGCGAGGTGTTTCTAGATCAAAAATACTGACTTGTGCGAAACATTTTCCTGGGCATGGAAATTCCGAAGTTGACTCTCACTTGGATTTGCCAGAAATACATAATGACTTATCTGAATTAGAGAAATTTGAATTGATTCCATTTGAATCTTTAATCAACCAAGGAGTCAATAGTGTGATGATTGGGCATTTACTTTTTCCAAAGATTGATCCTATTTATCCTGCAACACTTTCAAAAAGACTGGTTACTGAATTATTACGTATTAAATTCAATTATGATGGTTTAATCGTCAGCGATGCTTTAGTTATGAATGCAATATCTAATAAATATAGTAGTGGTAAAGCTGCAGTAATGGCATTCGATGCAGGAATTGATTTGATTATGATGCCAAAAAATATTGACGAGGCAATTGATTCTCTTACTGATGCTTTTTATTCAGGAAAAATTTCTTTAGAAAGGTTGCGTATGTCTAGAGAAAGAAGAAAAAAACAACTTGATTTAATTAGTAATGAAAATGATTTAGAAGAAAAATTTAGACATGAAGATGTTAAGAATAAATTTTTAGTTGATGCTTATAGATTTAGTAATTCTATAATAAAAAATTCAATTTGTGTCAGAGGAGAAATTACTATAAAGGCTAAGGTTAATGATATTAATCTCATACAGATTGATAATTTTGATCAAGTGTCTAATAAATTATTCCCTGCATTAAATTTACCTGAGGCAGTAGGCTTTAGAAATTTAATTATACATCCACTAGGCATTAGTCCATGGCAAAATAGTAATAAAAGGTTTTTAGAATTGGCGCGAATTGGTAATGGTAAAATTCTTGTTCAGCTTTTTGTAAGAGGTAAACCATTTATAGGATCAGAATATCATAATGATCATTGGATAGACGTTATAAAAAATTTAGAAATTGAGGAAAGATTATTAGGAATTATAATATATGGATGTCCATATTTATATGATAAAATAAAGAAAACTATTCATGAAGCTATCCCTTTAGCTTATAGTCCTAGTCAAATAGAGCAAGCACAAACTCAAATTTTAAATCGTATTTTGCCATCAAAAATAGTTCAAAAGAAAGTTGATGAAAAATCAAGTAAAGAATTTACTGATTGA
- the rbfA gene encoding 30S ribosome-binding factor RbfA has translation MANSRRVEKLAALLKREVSELLVNGVRDERIHQAMITITSVEVSGDLQHAKIFISLFGEDKKKAEVLCGLEEAKGFVRAELARRLQMRRSPELVFKIDKGMTKGPAVLDLLNSLELERNRKDKSKDS, from the coding sequence ATGGCTAATTCAAGAAGGGTAGAAAAATTAGCAGCTTTACTAAAAAGAGAAGTTAGTGAACTTTTAGTCAATGGTGTTAGAGATGAAAGAATTCATCAAGCTATGATTACGATTACATCTGTTGAAGTCTCAGGTGACTTGCAGCATGCAAAAATTTTTATAAGTCTTTTTGGTGAAGACAAAAAAAAAGCTGAAGTACTATGTGGTTTAGAGGAAGCGAAGGGATTTGTTCGTGCCGAGCTTGCTCGAAGGCTTCAAATGAGAAGATCTCCTGAGCTTGTTTTTAAGATTGATAAAGGAATGACAAAAGGTCCAGCAGTTTTAGATCTTCTCAATTCATTGGAGCTTGAACGAAACAGAAAAGACAAAAGTAAAGACTCATAG